The Rhizobium rhizogenes sequence TCGACCGATGCCTGGTTCGACAACCGCCGGGTGCTCGATGTGGAGAAGGAAGCCCTGCTGGTGCTTGCCCACGGGCTTTCCGCCTGCGGCGACAGTCACTCCATCCTGACCTTCACCTCCCGCCGCCGTTCCTGGGTGCGGGTGGAAACGGTGAAAGGTTTCGATGAGCCGATGGGCCACACTATCGAGCGTCGCATCGCGGCGCTGAAGCCCGGCTTCTACACCCGCATCGGCCCCGCCATCCGCCACGCCAGCGCCAAGCTGCGTGAAAGGCCGGAGCGGCGCAAGCTGCTTCTGCTGCTGACGGATGGCAAGCCGAACGATGTCGACCACTATGAGGGCCGCTTCGCCATTGAGGACAGCCGCCGCGCGGTCTCCGAGGCGCGACGCTCTGGCGTCAGCGTGTTCGGCGTAACGGTGGACAGCAAGGCGCAGTCCTATATTCCGGCCATGTTCGGCCAGAACGGTTATGCCATCGTCAGCAGGATCGCCAAGCTGCCATCGGCGCTGCCGGCAATCTATCGCAGCCTTGCCGGCTGACGCATGTCGCCGACGGACCTGACGAATCTCAGGTTTGTTTGCGCGGCGACAATGTCTCCCGACCGCCCGGCAGATAGGTTTTTCCAGTCCGCCGGCCGGCCGCACCGCCGGACATCATTCCATCCGCGGCCGTGGAGCCAGCCTATGTCCGAAGCCCAAATCGCAACCAATATCGACGTGCGCATCATTCCGCATCGCGAACGCCATCCGCGCATTTTCGGTGCGCTCAGCGCATTGAATGAGGGGCAATCGCTGCAGATCACCAGCGATCACGATCCCCGCCCGCTGCTCTACCAGCTGGCCACCAATTTCCCCGGCCAGTTCGGCTGGGAATATCTCGAACAGGGCCCGGAAGTCTGGCGTCTCGATATTGGCCGGCTGGAAGAACAGGCCGAAGGTTCAGAAGACGATATGTCCGGCTGCGAATGCTGCTGCGGATCCGAACATTGACCCCTGCCCTGGCGGTGTGGTGAAAAGGCCTCTGGCGGATGGCCCTTGCCGCCGCCAGCCGATAGATGAGGTGATGCAATGACGGAAATGATCAGGGAACTCGATGTCCGGCCGCTTTTGCTGAGTGGCGGCGAGCCCTTTCCGGCCATCATGGAAGCCGTGGCCGGGCTTGCTCCCGGTGAGGCGCTGCGATTATACGCCACCTTCCGGCCCGTTCCGCTGTTCAAGGTGATGGCGGAGCGCGGTTTCGACCATCAGGTGAGGGAAATCGGCGGCGGCGACTGGGAAGTGCTGTTTACGCCGCAATCCACTGAGACCGAACAGATTTCCGTGTCACCGGCGCTTGCGGGCAATGCCGAGGAGCCGCAGATATGGCCGGACCCGGTCATCTATCTCGATCTCAGCGATGAGACGGCCGAAGGCCAGGCGAGCCGCACGCTTGCCGCACTCGACCGTCTTCCGCCGGGTGCCGTGATCTTCGTGCTGATGCCGCAGGAGCCGACCTTCCTTTACCCGGAACTTCTGGCCCGGGGCCATCAATGGGCCGGCAATTTCGACGAGGCACGCACGGCGTTTCGTATATTCATCCGCGCCGGGGCCGGCGCGCATTAAGCCGGATATCAAATCCCAGAAAACGAAACGCCCCGGAAATTGCTTCCGGGGCGTTTCGTTTTGGCGGCGTCGCAAGCAATCTAGGCTTTCAGCGGTTTGCGCTCGCGCATCAGGATCGGCCCATATTCAACGCAGAACAGACCAAAGCCCACGACCCAGAAGAACGCCGAGCAAGCGTAGAGATGCATCATCGCACCGGGGAAGAACTCGGCTGCCGGTCTCAGCAGCGCGCAGGCGATCAGCGCCGCATAAGCGGCAATGGTGACCCTGCTGGCCGCGAGCTTGCGTCCGGTATGGCCAAGGCTTGCTCTCGTCATCACCGCAAGCATCATGCAGCCGATAACACCGACGGTGAAGACATGCAGGACGGAGCGTGTATCCATAACGTCAAGAGCCGCCAGCGCTATGGTGATGAAACCGACGGGAATGAAGGCATAGGCCACATGCAGCACCACCAGCACCTGCTCCGGCCATGTCGTCCAGCCGCGCCAGCGGATCAGACGCACGGCGTGCATGAAAGCCGCCAGAAACGCCGCTGGCACCGCCACGATGCTTTCGGGTTCTATCGTCCAGACAGCAAGCGCCGCGATGCCGGTGAGGATGGCGGCGGTATCGAAACGGTTATAGGGCACGGGGAAATCCGTGCGGCCGAAACGGTTCAGCCAGTTGCGGGTAAAACTCGGCACGATGCGGCCGCCGACGATGATGACAAGCACGGTATAGGCCGAGACCGCAAGGCGGGTCGCGATCTGGCTATGATCGCCCCCAATCGCCGCAACGTGGAATATGATGTTGGCAACGGAAAGCGCCAGCAGCCCGCCCAGCACCTTCAGGTCTTTCCATTTGCGCCCGGCAATGACCTCGCGTGCGCAGATCGTGAGAAGTGCCGGCAGGAAAAGCCCATCGACGGCTGCGGCAGTGACCACGCCCACCTGGTCTGGCACAAGCAGGAAAAGCCGGCCGGCACACCAGAGCGCAAACAGCCACACCAAAGGTTTGCCCGACACCGGCAACCGCCCCGTCCAGTTCGGCACGGCCGTTAGAAGAAAACCGGCCAGCACCGCCGAAGCGAAACCGAACAGCATCTCATGGGCATGCCAGTTCGGCGCGCCGTAATCGCCGCCAAGGTCGATGAAGCCGGAAAGGGTTGCGATCCACAACACCATCGCCACGATGGCCCAGAGGGCGCCGCCGAGGAAAAACGGCCGGAAGCCGTAAGAAAAGATAACCGGGCCGGTGCGCGCCAGCCCTCTTGGAATGCCGCCCTTTGGCCGGCTGCGCCCTTCGGTGAGAACGGTTTCGCTGCCACTCATTATGATGCTCCTTGCTTGGTCTTGACATATGTCTAGACCCAAGCCCGTCCGGCTTCTTTGCGAACAGGCAAAGAGGCGGTGTGACGCTTCCACACCGGCCTTCAGCCGCCTGCCAAAATGTCGCAGGGTGCCGAAAGCGAAGTTTGCTCCATCTCAAATTGTATTTCCACCCCTCCGCTACAAATGCTGTGACAGAGCGAAACATGCTCTGCCCCAAGAGGGATAGGAGAAGAATGATGACGGAAACCTTCCACATCACACGGCGTAATATTCTCGCAGGCGCAGCATTTGCAGGGGCTGTAGCTCCCATGATCATGCCATCGGCAGCGAGCGCGGCAGAGGAAAAGAAGGCCGCAGCCAAGCCATTGACGAGCGCTGAGATTGCAGCGCTGCCTCGCGTAAAAGTTGATCTCGTCAAACCGCCCTTCGTGCATGCCCACACGCAGAAAGCCGAAGGCGGACCGAAGATCGTCGAGTTCACGCTCACGATCAAAGAGCAGAAGATGATCCTCGACGACAAGGGCACCGAGGTCCACGCCATGACCTTCAACGGTTCGGTTCCCGGCCCTCTGATGGTGGTGCATCAGGACGACTATGTCGAACTGACCCTCATCAACCCCGATACGAATGAGCTGCAGCACAATATCGATTTCCACTCGGCCACCGGCGCGCTCGGCGGCGGCGGGCTCACCATCGTCAACCCCGGTGAAAAGGCGATCCTGCGCTTTAAGGCCACCAAGGCCGGCGTCTTCGTCTATCACTGCGCACCTCCCGGCATGGTGCCGTGGCACGTCACCTCGGGCATGAATGGCGCGATCATGGTACTGCCGCGCGAGGGCCTGACGGACGGCCACGGCAAGGAGCTTGTTTATGACAAGATCTATTATGTCGGCGAGCAGGACTTCTACATCCCGCGCGACGAGAACGGCAATTTCAAGAAATATGAAAGCGCCGGCGATGCCATGGCCGACACGCTGGAGGTGATGCGCAAGCTGACGCCGACCCATATCGTCTTCAACGGCGCAGTCGGCGCCCTGACCGGGGAACATGCCCTTCAGGCCGCCGTTGGCGAGAAGGTGCTGATCGTCCATTCGCAGGCAAACCGTGATACCCGCCCGCACCTCATCGGCGGCCATGGCGATTATGTCTGGGCGACGGGCAAGTTCCGCAACCCGCCGGATCTCGACCAGGAAACCTGGTTCATTCCCGGCGGCACGGCGGGCGCAGCCTTCTATACCTTCGAGCAGCCCGGCATCTACGCCTATGTCAACCACAACCTCATTGAAGCCTTCGAGCTGGGTGCAGCCGCCCACTTCAAGGTTACGGGTGAGTGGAACAACAGCCTGATGCAGGCGGTGCTCGCCCCCTCGAGCATCTGACACAAATGGGAGCACGCCGCCGCCAGCGGTCGCGGCGCGCTCCCCCTTCTGCTATGCGGCCTGAAAGCAGGCCCGAACTTTGGCGTCTTCTCGACGCAGGCAGGTTCCCATGGGCATTCCCGGCAACAGCCACGTCCCAAATGCCGTCTCGCTTCTTCTCCCGCTCTCGATTGCGACACTGCTGGCAACGGCCATAGGTTTCCAGTCCGGGATCATCCGCAGCGGCATTGATGACCGCGCGGCCATGATGGCTCCACAGGTCGTTACAGTGCCCGCCGGACATTTCACCTACCGGGCGGAGGGCGAATATTTCCGCAATGGTTATGCCGTCGATGGCCCAATGGTCGACGTGGCGATACGGAAGAATCTGA is a genomic window containing:
- a CDS encoding NnrS family protein, which encodes MSGSETVLTEGRSRPKGGIPRGLARTGPVIFSYGFRPFFLGGALWAIVAMVLWIATLSGFIDLGGDYGAPNWHAHEMLFGFASAVLAGFLLTAVPNWTGRLPVSGKPLVWLFALWCAGRLFLLVPDQVGVVTAAAVDGLFLPALLTICAREVIAGRKWKDLKVLGGLLALSVANIIFHVAAIGGDHSQIATRLAVSAYTVLVIIVGGRIVPSFTRNWLNRFGRTDFPVPYNRFDTAAILTGIAALAVWTIEPESIVAVPAAFLAAFMHAVRLIRWRGWTTWPEQVLVVLHVAYAFIPVGFITIALAALDVMDTRSVLHVFTVGVIGCMMLAVMTRASLGHTGRKLAASRVTIAAYAALIACALLRPAAEFFPGAMMHLYACSAFFWVVGFGLFCVEYGPILMRERKPLKA
- the nirK gene encoding copper-containing nitrite reductase, which produces MTETFHITRRNILAGAAFAGAVAPMIMPSAASAAEEKKAAAKPLTSAEIAALPRVKVDLVKPPFVHAHTQKAEGGPKIVEFTLTIKEQKMILDDKGTEVHAMTFNGSVPGPLMVVHQDDYVELTLINPDTNELQHNIDFHSATGALGGGGLTIVNPGEKAILRFKATKAGVFVYHCAPPGMVPWHVTSGMNGAIMVLPREGLTDGHGKELVYDKIYYVGEQDFYIPRDENGNFKKYESAGDAMADTLEVMRKLTPTHIVFNGAVGALTGEHALQAAVGEKVLIVHSQANRDTRPHLIGGHGDYVWATGKFRNPPDLDQETWFIPGGTAGAAFYTFEQPGIYAYVNHNLIEAFELGAAAHFKVTGEWNNSLMQAVLAPSSI
- a CDS encoding DUF2249 domain-containing protein, whose amino-acid sequence is MTEMIRELDVRPLLLSGGEPFPAIMEAVAGLAPGEALRLYATFRPVPLFKVMAERGFDHQVREIGGGDWEVLFTPQSTETEQISVSPALAGNAEEPQIWPDPVIYLDLSDETAEGQASRTLAALDRLPPGAVIFVLMPQEPTFLYPELLARGHQWAGNFDEARTAFRIFIRAGAGAH
- a CDS encoding DUF2249 domain-containing protein, with translation MSEAQIATNIDVRIIPHRERHPRIFGALSALNEGQSLQITSDHDPRPLLYQLATNFPGQFGWEYLEQGPEVWRLDIGRLEEQAEGSEDDMSGCECCCGSEH